A genomic window from Fimbriimonadaceae bacterium includes:
- a CDS encoding metallophosphoesterase, with product MIKPRLLTRRGLPALAATVLATVCRAQGVFPPINHIPLGPSKTEFTFVALGDNRPAGAGLPPTRVFQEILREVAWIHPDFVLSTGDLLYGNEESMEQYRAECAAIKPLIGAIGVPFFNAPGNHEIAGKPEFEMEYIKQFGPLYGSFEFGGCRFIALSTDSAAFPAKLGPDQYAWLNGQLADKRPSFVFGHHPIIAREGNDEPGKTVEQGPELVTKFSESNVKAVFEGHDHVFNHQTRGGVEYFIAGGAGAPLDAPPEQGGFFHFVLVHVKDGVMDATVVPLNAIDVTEDGDHAIVSSYCDSDLELGNLTVTVATLPKTITAQADKKGKMAEVPVRLVSSEKLASGYRLHLAFTLTKHRQTILRFGR from the coding sequence ATGATCAAACCCCGACTCTTAACGCGACGCGGTCTGCCTGCGCTGGCGGCGACTGTCTTGGCAACCGTCTGCAGAGCCCAAGGCGTGTTTCCGCCGATCAACCACATACCCCTGGGGCCCTCGAAGACGGAGTTCACATTCGTCGCCCTTGGAGACAACCGGCCGGCTGGAGCGGGGCTTCCTCCGACGCGTGTGTTCCAGGAGATTCTCCGCGAGGTGGCCTGGATCCATCCCGACTTCGTGCTCTCGACCGGCGATCTCCTCTATGGCAACGAGGAGTCGATGGAGCAGTACCGTGCCGAGTGTGCGGCGATCAAACCGCTGATCGGTGCGATCGGCGTGCCGTTCTTCAACGCGCCGGGCAACCACGAGATCGCGGGCAAACCCGAGTTCGAAATGGAGTACATCAAGCAGTTCGGCCCCCTCTACGGCTCGTTCGAGTTCGGGGGGTGCCGCTTCATTGCCCTCTCGACCGATAGTGCCGCCTTCCCAGCGAAACTTGGACCCGATCAGTACGCGTGGTTGAACGGACAGCTCGCCGACAAGAGGCCGTCGTTCGTTTTCGGGCACCACCCCATCATCGCCCGCGAAGGCAACGACGAGCCCGGCAAGACCGTGGAACAAGGTCCCGAACTCGTGACCAAGTTCTCCGAATCGAACGTGAAGGCGGTATTCGAAGGGCACGACCACGTCTTCAACCACCAAACCCGCGGGGGTGTCGAGTATTTCATCGCAGGCGGGGCGGGGGCGCCGCTGGACGCGCCTCCGGAGCAAGGCGGTTTCTTCCACTTCGTTCTGGTGCACGTGAAGGACGGCGTGATGGACGCGACCGTAGTCCCGCTCAACGCGATCGATGTGACGGAGGATGGCGACCACGCGATCGTTTCAAGCTACTGCGACTCCGATCTCGAACTAGGCAACCTCACCGTGACCGTCGCCACCTTGCCCAAGACCATTACGGCTCAGGCGGACAAGAAGGGCAAGATGGCCGAGGTGCCGGTGCGGCTCGTGTCCTCGGAGAAGTTGGCCTCGGGCTATCGGCTGCACTTGGCCTTTACGTTGACGAAGCACCGTCAGACGATCCTTCGGTTCGGCCGCTAG
- a CDS encoding nitronate monooxygenase, which yields MGVAVSGWPLARAVSKRGQLGVVSGTGLDAVFARRLQLGDVGGFMRLGLDAFPIPEIAERVWSRYFVEGGKRPGALFKSKPVPSLHPSRALTDLTVVASFVEVFLAKHGHSGLVGINLLEKIQLPTLPALFGAMLAGVDVVLMGAGIPRAIPGALDKMAALEPTELRIDVVDALPEEVFTSKFDPREYCPDSNPLQRPKFFAIIASSTLAQTLVKRSTGRVDGFVVEGPTAGGHNAPPRGKGELSEKGEPVYGPRDVPDLEAIRELGLPFWMAGSYGSAEGLREAEEAGAQGIQVGTAFAFCEESGIDAEIKAQVVQGALDGTLHVRTDARASSTGFPFKLVELPGTLSDKRVYEQRERICDLGFLRQAYRKPDGTVGFRCSAEPGEEFVEKGGDPEAVAGRLCLCNGLLATAGFAQRRKDGSVEPPIVTAGDDVANLGRFLRPGQTSYTADDVLDSLLGG from the coding sequence ATGGGAGTAGCGGTCTCCGGGTGGCCGCTCGCACGCGCCGTGTCGAAGCGCGGTCAGCTTGGGGTCGTTTCCGGAACCGGGCTGGACGCGGTCTTTGCCAGGCGCCTTCAACTTGGCGACGTGGGCGGGTTCATGCGATTGGGGCTCGACGCGTTTCCCATTCCGGAGATTGCCGAGCGCGTCTGGTCGCGCTACTTCGTCGAGGGCGGCAAGCGTCCCGGCGCCCTCTTCAAATCCAAACCGGTGCCCTCCCTGCACCCGAGTCGCGCGCTCACGGACCTCACGGTGGTCGCGAGCTTCGTCGAGGTGTTTCTCGCCAAGCACGGCCACAGTGGATTGGTGGGCATCAACCTGCTCGAAAAGATCCAACTCCCCACGCTTCCGGCGTTGTTTGGGGCGATGCTCGCGGGCGTGGATGTCGTCTTGATGGGCGCGGGCATTCCCCGCGCCATTCCCGGCGCGCTCGACAAGATGGCCGCGCTGGAGCCCACCGAGCTGAGAATCGACGTCGTAGACGCCCTGCCCGAAGAGGTCTTCACCTCCAAGTTCGACCCGCGCGAGTACTGTCCCGACTCGAATCCCCTCCAACGACCCAAGTTCTTCGCGATCATCGCGTCCAGCACCCTTGCGCAAACCCTGGTGAAACGCAGCACGGGCCGCGTGGACGGGTTCGTCGTCGAAGGCCCGACCGCGGGGGGCCACAACGCCCCGCCCCGGGGAAAGGGCGAGCTGAGCGAGAAGGGCGAGCCCGTCTACGGTCCCCGGGACGTGCCCGATCTCGAGGCGATTCGCGAGCTCGGTCTCCCCTTCTGGATGGCGGGCTCCTACGGCTCCGCCGAGGGGCTTCGCGAGGCGGAAGAGGCGGGAGCCCAAGGGATCCAGGTGGGAACGGCCTTCGCGTTCTGCGAGGAGTCGGGGATCGACGCCGAGATCAAGGCGCAGGTGGTCCAGGGCGCCTTGGACGGAACCCTGCACGTGCGCACCGACGCGCGCGCCTCGTCCACCGGTTTCCCCTTCAAGCTCGTGGAGCTGCCCGGGACGCTGTCGGACAAGCGCGTCTACGAGCAGCGCGAACGCATCTGCGACCTCGGATTCCTCCGACAGGCCTATCGCAAGCCCGACGGAACGGTCGGCTTCCGGTGTTCGGCCGAACCCGGGGAGGAGTTCGTGGAGAAAGGCGGCGACCCGGAGGCCGTCGCCGGACGGCTTTGCCTTTGCAACGGGCTCCTCGCCACGGCGGGGTTCGCGCAACGGCGCAAGGACGGGTCGGTCGAGCCCCCGATCGTGACCGCAGGCGACGACGTGGCGAACCTCGGGCGCTTCCTGCGGCCGGGGCAAACCTCCTACACCGCCGACGACGTTTTGGACTCGCTGCTGGGCGGCTAG
- a CDS encoding TolC family protein, giving the protein MKHLIVFATLATCAQGWAQPLSLADALAYGQKHNPVLRASEAAVAAARADANAAKGRLLPQLSASAWASQGDMPNMLRSAMGVDPASMVRAPQGEFFDANLMLMAPLHTGGWLSGKAAAASARERAARAETADARAEVSLRIREAYLRALVGADLVATQQARVRAAEAMVANARAQMEAGRGIEATVQRAEAELAEARRGETSAENARRKALLDLLETMGAPLDQSPELADALEGTRPRPTLEYSLAQADAARGELQAARRRLEAGRGDAESASGALHPQIYGFAMGDAFSPRDAMGRQAGVTFGVVVSVPIFDGGTRSAEAAGARSIVAQAQAEVDRVRLQVEKEVRQAWLDLETADRNLESAEAELAASQAAYDVIALRVQTGKGILVEQLDALTSLTRARSNRALALYDQGLALAHLDRAIGIAIPKESENR; this is encoded by the coding sequence ATGAAGCACCTCATCGTCTTCGCGACTCTCGCGACGTGCGCGCAGGGGTGGGCGCAACCGCTCTCCCTTGCCGACGCGCTCGCGTATGGCCAGAAGCACAACCCGGTCCTCCGTGCGAGCGAAGCGGCCGTTGCCGCAGCCCGGGCCGACGCCAACGCTGCCAAGGGGCGCCTGTTGCCCCAGCTTTCGGCCTCGGCCTGGGCTTCGCAGGGCGACATGCCCAACATGCTCCGGTCGGCGATGGGCGTCGATCCTGCGTCGATGGTGCGCGCGCCCCAAGGCGAGTTCTTCGATGCGAACCTGATGTTGATGGCGCCGCTCCACACGGGCGGCTGGCTGTCCGGAAAGGCGGCCGCAGCCTCCGCGCGCGAACGGGCGGCTCGGGCGGAGACCGCCGATGCCCGCGCAGAAGTCTCGCTTCGTATCCGAGAGGCCTACCTTCGCGCGTTGGTCGGCGCCGATCTGGTCGCCACGCAACAGGCGCGGGTGCGCGCGGCCGAGGCGATGGTCGCCAACGCGCGGGCCCAGATGGAGGCGGGACGCGGCATCGAGGCGACCGTGCAGCGGGCGGAGGCCGAGCTTGCGGAAGCCCGGCGCGGCGAAACCTCGGCGGAGAACGCGCGCCGCAAGGCGCTGCTCGACCTCTTGGAGACCATGGGTGCGCCGCTGGATCAGAGCCCCGAACTCGCGGATGCGCTCGAAGGCACCCGGCCCAGGCCCACCCTGGAGTACAGCCTGGCCCAGGCAGACGCCGCCCGCGGAGAGCTCCAAGCGGCGCGACGCCGCTTGGAGGCTGGGCGCGGCGATGCCGAATCGGCCTCCGGCGCCCTCCATCCCCAAATCTACGGATTCGCCATGGGCGACGCGTTTTCGCCACGAGATGCCATGGGACGGCAGGCGGGGGTCACCTTTGGGGTGGTTGTCAGCGTGCCGATCTTCGACGGAGGCACACGGAGCGCGGAAGCCGCGGGCGCGCGATCGATCGTCGCACAGGCCCAGGCGGAGGTGGACCGGGTGAGGCTTCAGGTGGAGAAAGAGGTGCGCCAGGCATGGCTCGATCTTGAGACCGCCGATCGCAACCTCGAATCCGCCGAGGCCGAGCTGGCGGCGTCGCAGGCGGCTTACGACGTGATCGCCCTGCGCGTGCAAACGGGTAAGGGCATCCTCGTCGAGCAGCTCGACGCCCTGACCAGCCTGACTCGGGCGCGTTCCAACCGCGCGCTGGCGCTTTACGACCAGGGGCTTGCCCTGGCGCACCTCGACCGGGCGATAGGAATCGCCATTCCCAAGGAGTCGGAGAACCGATGA